The Candidatus Desulfovibrio trichonymphae region ATACAGTATCTCTACCTCACAGACGCCAGCGGCGGCCTGCGGTGCGCCGCGATTACCGACCAGAATTACAGGGAAAAATACCGGGCGCTGCCCATCGGGTATGATTTTTCACAGCGCGAATGGTTTAAAACCCCGATGCAAACAGGCGATCTGCACATTATGGATGTCTATCAATCGCAATTTACGGGCAAGCTGATCATTACGGTTTCCTGCGCCGTCACCGATGACAATGATCGCATTGTTGGCGTGCTCGGTGTGGACATACAGCTTGAACAGCTGCTCAGGCGCGCGAATGCCCTGCGGCAGGAAGTAGCGCCCCCCGACGACGCTGAAAACGAAATAGAGTGACAATAAAAGGACAGGCGACCTCATGCGCAAAAAAGTTTACTGGATTGAAGGTGACGGCATAGGCCCGGAAATCTGGAGATCCGCCCGCCCTGTCATTGATGCGGCACTCGCCAAAGAATCGGACATGACGCTGGAATGGGTGGAACTTCTGGCCGGAGAAAAAGCTCTGGCTGAAACAGGCAGTCCGTTGCCGGAGAGCACGCTCAGCGCCCTCATGCGCGCTGACATCGCCATGAAAGGCCCTTTGGGCACGCCTGTGGGCGCGGGCATCCGCAGTTTGAATGTGGCCCTGCGACAGGGTCTTGACCTGTATGCCTGCATACGGCCTGTACGATATTTTCAGGGAATTGAGTCGCCTGTCAAACACCCTGAACGCGTCAATATGGTCATCTTTCGCGAAAATACGGAAGATGTTTACGCGGGCATTGAATATGCCGCAGGCAGTCCCGAATGTCGCATGCTGAGGGAATTTTTGTGCGACAAGCTGGGTGTTTCAAAAATACCGGCAACCGCCGCTCTTGGGCTGAAGCCCATGACGGAAGCGGGCTCAAAACGTCTGGTGCGCCGGGCCCTGCGTTTTGCGCTGGACAACGGTCTGCCGAGTCTGACTCTTGTGCATAAAGGCAATATCATGAAATTCACGGAAGGCGCATTCCGTCAATGGGGTTACGATGTGGCCTCGGCGGAGTTCGGGGATGCGTCCTGCACGGAACAAGACCCGCTGCCCGGCCGTCTGCTTGTTAAAGACCGTATCGCCGATGCCATGTTTCAAGAGGCGCTGCTGCGGCCGGAACAATACCATGTTCTGGCAACGCCCAACCTGAACGGCGACTATATTTCCGACGCTCTGGCCGCGCAGGTGGGCGGTCTCGGTCTTGCCCCGGGCGTGAACATGTCTGACAGTCTCGCATTTTTTGAGGCCACACACGGAACAGCGCCGACGATTGCGGGGCGGGACAAGGCAAACCCCGGCAGCGTCATTCTTTGCGGCGCCCTCATGCTTGAACATCTGGGTGCGCCTGCCGCGGCGAAGCGCATACGCGCGGCCCTTGAAAAAGCGCTGGCCGCGAAGACAGTGACGGTGGATTTGGCCGATCAGATACCCGGAGCGATCACGGTGGGCTGCGCCGCTTTCGGCGGTATTATCGGAGAGAATCTGTAATGCCATCATCAAGGCACATGCATGATTGAGCTCATTGGCGCCCCCGTGGTGCTGCACAACGGCAGCCTGCTGGATCCGGCGGAAGCGCAGGGCAGAAACATTGACATTGCGGCCGCGCGGCGCGAGACGCTGGCATACCGCATTCTTGCGGCGCACAACCGGCATGCCGACACAACGCAACTGCGTCTGCGTTTTGACGCGCTGGCCTCCCACGACATCACCTATGTGGGCATCATCCAGACGGCACGGGCCGGCGGGCTGACTTCATTCCCCATGCCTTATGTCCTGACGAACTGTCACAACAGCCTCTGCGCCGTCGGCGGCACAATTAATGAGGACGACCATCTTTTCGGCCTGTCTGCAGCGCAGAAATACGGCGGCATTTTCGTCCCCCCGCATCTGGCTGTCATTCATCAATATGTACGTGAAATGATGACAAAATGCGGCGGCATGATCCTGGGGTCCGACAGCCATACCCGCTATGGCGCACTCGGCGTCATGGGCATTGGCGAAGGCGGACCGGAGCTTGTCAAACAATTGCTGAACAAAACCTATGACCTTGCCTTGCCCGCTGTTGTGGGCGTCTGGCTTGAGGGCGCGCCCGGACCCTGCGTCGGCCCCCAGGATGTGGCGCTTGCACTCGTCGGGGCAGTGTTTAAAAACGCTTTTGTAAAGAACAAGGTGTTGGAATTTATGGGGCCGGGCATTGCCGGGCTTTCCGCGGAATATCGTTGCGGCATCGACGTGATGACCACGGAAACAGCCTGCCTGTCATCCATATGGCCTACAGATGAAACAATTCGCGACTGGCTTGCCCTGCACGGACGCGTCCGGGACTTTACCCCGCTCACGCAGACACAGCCAGCCTGTTACGACGGTATGATCAGGATAAATCTCGGCAGAATTGAACCCATGATCGCGCTGCCCTTCCACCCGAGCAATGTCTGGACTGTTGCCGAGGTAAACCGTGCCCCGCGCGATATTCTTCAACATGTTGAGGAAGAGGCGAAAAAACAGTTCGGCGTCGACGGCCCGCGGCCGCGCCTCGCGGACAAGATACGCAACGGCCGTCTTTGGGCGGATCAGGGCATTATTGCCGGCTGCGCCGGCGGCTCTTTTGAAAATCTCACTCTGGCGGCCGCCATTCTGGACGGAAAAAGCACTGGAAACGGGGCGTTCAGCCTCTCCCTCTATCCGGCGAGCGCGCCGCAGGCCCTGGCGCTTGTGCGCGGCACATCCGCAGCCGGACTCATGGCTGCAGGAGCGGTGATCAAAAACGCCTTT contains the following coding sequences:
- the icd gene encoding NADP-dependent isocitrate dehydrogenase → MRKKVYWIEGDGIGPEIWRSARPVIDAALAKESDMTLEWVELLAGEKALAETGSPLPESTLSALMRADIAMKGPLGTPVGAGIRSLNVALRQGLDLYACIRPVRYFQGIESPVKHPERVNMVIFRENTEDVYAGIEYAAGSPECRMLREFLCDKLGVSKIPATAALGLKPMTEAGSKRLVRRALRFALDNGLPSLTLVHKGNIMKFTEGAFRQWGYDVASAEFGDASCTEQDPLPGRLLVKDRIADAMFQEALLRPEQYHVLATPNLNGDYISDALAAQVGGLGLAPGVNMSDSLAFFEATHGTAPTIAGRDKANPGSVILCGALMLEHLGAPAAAKRIRAALEKALAAKTVTVDLADQIPGAITVGCAAFGGIIGENL
- a CDS encoding hydratase, which produces MIELIGAPVVLHNGSLLDPAEAQGRNIDIAAARRETLAYRILAAHNRHADTTQLRLRFDALASHDITYVGIIQTARAGGLTSFPMPYVLTNCHNSLCAVGGTINEDDHLFGLSAAQKYGGIFVPPHLAVIHQYVREMMTKCGGMILGSDSHTRYGALGVMGIGEGGPELVKQLLNKTYDLALPAVVGVWLEGAPGPCVGPQDVALALVGAVFKNAFVKNKVLEFMGPGIAGLSAEYRCGIDVMTTETACLSSIWPTDETIRDWLALHGRVRDFTPLTQTQPACYDGMIRINLGRIEPMIALPFHPSNVWTVAEVNRAPRDILQHVEEEAKKQFGVDGPRPRLADKIRNGRLWADQGIIAGCAGGSFENLTLAAAILDGKSTGNGAFSLSLYPASAPQALALVRGTSAAGLMAAGAVIKNAFCGPCFGAGDTPANGALSIRHATRNFPNREGSRPAGGQIAAVALMDARSIAATAANGGCLTSAAELDWDELAQHADLTYHFDPLIYARRIYNGFNAAQPEKPLIFGPNIADWPTMPALPDHLLLRLASVITDPVTTTDELIPSGETSSLRSNPIKLAEFTLSRKDPGYVGRARAIQQLENIRQTTPDDPELLARVRAVCALCGMEKFFVPDNSLTRTGLGSAIFAVRPGDGSAREQAASSQKVLGGWANLATEYATKRYRSNLINWGMLPFIVAPEWTDRLRAGDYLLIPDIRSAVEQKKSDIAACLVRQNNDGTKARTTQISLMLNDLTEDDRRIILSGCLINFYNRHGS